In a genomic window of Croceibacterium sp. TMG7-5b_MA50:
- the ybeY gene encoding rRNA maturation RNase YbeY, whose amino-acid sequence MELDIDVEEPWPAGDWHGLAARAAEALAGIAPELANPRLSASLLFTSDAEVHQLNREWRDRDKPTNVLSFPMLERDDLLDLAADGPPEMLGDIALAHETCAREAADKGVPFDHHAAHLIVHGLLHLAGHDHEIGEAEADAMEALETKALAILGIADPYGGVPA is encoded by the coding sequence ATGGAACTCGACATCGATGTGGAGGAGCCGTGGCCGGCGGGTGACTGGCACGGCCTGGCCGCCCGCGCGGCCGAAGCGCTGGCCGGGATCGCACCCGAACTCGCCAATCCGCGCCTGTCCGCCAGTCTGCTGTTCACCAGCGATGCGGAGGTGCACCAGCTGAACCGCGAATGGCGTGACCGGGACAAGCCGACCAACGTGCTGTCCTTCCCCATGCTGGAGCGGGATGATCTGCTGGACCTTGCCGCCGACGGCCCGCCCGAGATGCTGGGCGACATCGCACTGGCGCACGAGACCTGCGCCCGGGAAGCGGCGGACAAAGGGGTCCCCTTTGACCATCATGCCGCACACCTGATCGTTCACGGCCTGCTGCATCTGGCCGGCCACGATCACGAGATCGGCGAGGCGGAAGCCGACGCGATGGAGGCGCTGGAAACAAAGGCGCTTGCGATCCTGGGCATCGCCGACCCATATGGGGGCGTCCCGGCCTGA
- a CDS encoding GNAT family N-acetyltransferase, producing MTDALDAAMAVMEAAFDPAFGEAWTRRQLGDTLLLPGTGLLLAGADGEEPADGETVAGFALTRQILDEEELLLLAVHPDWRRCGIGASLLQRVITAARARGVARLFLEMRDGNPAMHLYADTGFQQSGRRRDYYRRGISGPFDAITCDLAL from the coding sequence ATGACGGACGCGCTGGACGCGGCCATGGCGGTGATGGAAGCCGCGTTCGACCCCGCTTTTGGCGAGGCGTGGACGCGGCGGCAGCTTGGCGACACGCTGCTGCTGCCGGGCACCGGCCTGCTGCTGGCGGGTGCCGATGGGGAGGAGCCGGCCGACGGCGAGACTGTCGCCGGCTTCGCCCTGACCCGGCAGATCCTGGACGAGGAGGAACTGCTGCTCCTCGCCGTGCATCCGGACTGGCGGCGATGCGGCATCGGCGCGAGTCTGCTGCAGCGGGTCATCACGGCGGCACGAGCCCGCGGCGTCGCCCGCCTGTTCCTGGAGATGCGCGACGGCAACCCGGCCATGCACCTGTATGCTGACACCGGTTTCCAGCAAAGTGGACGTCGGCGTGACTATTATCGGCGGGGTATTTCAGGCCCGTTCGACGCGATTACCTGCGATCTGGCCCTGTAA
- the miaB gene encoding tRNA (N6-isopentenyl adenosine(37)-C2)-methylthiotransferase MiaB, with the protein MQRRELPRTYRIKSFGCQMNVYDGERMGELLAAQGMAPAAEGEEAELVVLNTCHIREKAAEKVYSDIGRLLKTDGDAPAPMIAVAGCVAQAEGEEIMARAPGVGVVVGPQAYHRLPDLLAQAAGGTRATDTDMPADAKFAALPRRRRSAPAAFLTVQEGCDKFCTYCVVPYTRGAEISRPFGDLLAEAQLLVEAGAREITLLGQNVNAWAGQDEAARPLGLDGLIRRLAAVDGLERIRYTTSHPNDVTDGLIAAHGEVAKLMPYLHLPVQSGSDRVLRAMNRSHTADSYLRVLERFRAARPDLALSGDFIVGFPGETEAEFAETLRIVEAAGYAHAFSFKYSPRPGTPAATMDGQVAAEVMDDRLQRLQATIARGQMAFNAASVGRRCTVLVERRGKKPGQWLGKSPWLQSVFFTGDAAIGDLVEVELAQAGPNSLEGRLLQLAAA; encoded by the coding sequence ATGCAACGCCGCGAACTGCCCCGGACCTACCGCATCAAGAGCTTTGGCTGCCAGATGAACGTCTATGACGGCGAACGCATGGGCGAGCTGCTGGCGGCGCAGGGCATGGCCCCCGCGGCGGAGGGCGAGGAAGCCGAACTCGTCGTCCTCAACACCTGCCACATCCGCGAAAAGGCGGCGGAGAAGGTCTATTCCGATATCGGTCGCCTGCTGAAGACGGATGGCGATGCGCCCGCGCCGATGATCGCGGTCGCCGGCTGCGTCGCGCAGGCCGAAGGGGAGGAGATCATGGCCCGCGCGCCCGGCGTTGGCGTGGTAGTCGGCCCGCAGGCCTATCACCGCCTGCCCGATCTGCTGGCGCAGGCTGCCGGGGGCACCCGCGCGACGGACACCGACATGCCGGCGGACGCCAAGTTCGCCGCCCTGCCCCGTCGCCGGCGCAGCGCGCCCGCCGCGTTCCTGACGGTGCAGGAAGGGTGCGACAAGTTCTGCACCTATTGCGTGGTGCCCTACACCCGCGGGGCGGAGATCAGCCGCCCATTCGGTGACCTCCTGGCGGAGGCGCAATTGCTGGTGGAGGCCGGCGCGCGCGAGATCACGCTGCTGGGCCAGAACGTCAATGCGTGGGCGGGTCAGGACGAGGCTGCGCGCCCGCTCGGCCTGGACGGGCTGATCCGGCGGCTGGCGGCGGTCGATGGGCTGGAACGCATCCGCTACACCACCAGCCACCCCAACGACGTGACCGACGGCCTGATCGCCGCTCATGGGGAGGTGGCGAAGCTGATGCCCTACCTCCATCTGCCGGTGCAGAGCGGATCGGACCGGGTGCTGCGCGCCATGAACCGCAGCCATACAGCGGACAGCTATCTGCGCGTCTTGGAACGTTTCCGCGCAGCGCGGCCCGATCTGGCGCTGTCGGGCGATTTCATCGTCGGCTTCCCGGGGGAGACGGAGGCGGAGTTCGCGGAGACGCTGCGGATCGTGGAGGCGGCGGGCTATGCCCATGCCTTCTCCTTCAAGTATTCGCCGCGCCCCGGCACGCCCGCCGCCACCATGGACGGGCAGGTCGCAGCCGAGGTGATGGACGATCGGTTGCAGCGCTTGCAGGCGACCATCGCGCGCGGACAGATGGCGTTCAACGCGGCCAGTGTCGGCCGCCGCTGCACCGTGCTGGTGGAACGCCGGGGCAAGAAGCCGGGTCAGTGGCTGGGCAAGTCCCCGTGGCTGCAATCGGTGTTCTTCACTGGCGACGCCGCGATCGGCGACCTGGTGGAGGTGGAGCTGGCGCAGGCGGGCCCCAACTCGCTGGAAGGTCGCCTGCTGCAACTCGCAGCGGCCTGA
- a CDS encoding Fur family transcriptional regulator, which translates to MQQLIDLEALCAERGLRITEQRRIIARVLSESDDHPDVELLHKRASAIDPRISIATVYRTVRLFEEAGILDRHDFGDGRARYEASPEAHHDHLIDVETGKVVEFVDPEVEALQRQIAEKLGYRLVDHRMELYGVRIDREG; encoded by the coding sequence GTGCAGCAATTGATCGATCTGGAAGCGCTGTGCGCCGAACGCGGGCTTAGGATCACCGAACAGCGCCGGATTATCGCGCGCGTTCTCTCCGAATCCGATGACCATCCGGATGTGGAGCTGCTGCACAAGCGGGCCAGTGCGATCGACCCGCGCATCTCCATCGCCACCGTCTACCGCACCGTCCGCCTGTTCGAGGAAGCGGGCATCCTCGACCGCCACGATTTCGGCGACGGCCGCGCCCGGTATGAGGCTTCGCCGGAAGCGCATCACGATCACCTGATCGACGTGGAGACCGGCAAGGTCGTTGAATTCGTCGATCCGGAGGTTGAGGCGCTGCAACGACAGATCGCGGAAAAGCTCGGCTACCGCCTGGTCGATCACCGGATGGAACTGTACGGCGTGCGCATCGACCGGGAGGGTTGA
- a CDS encoding 2-hydroxyacid dehydrogenase yields the protein MTNPAILMPAPMLPSVIDALDRRFTLHRLWEQSDPDAFLQAHGPAIRGMAASTLAGPIGAELFDRLPALEVVANFGVGYDNIDVAAAKARGITVTNTPGVLVEEVADLTLGLLLATIRRLPQGDRFVREGRWPEGPFPLSPTLRGRRVGILGLGDIGKAVARRLEGFGVEIAYHKRTPQPEIAYDYYPDAVVLAAACDVLIAIVPGGAATRHMVNAEVLSALGPDGVLINVARGSVVDEGALIAALQAGTIGAAGLDVFEHEPEVPQALIDLPNVVLLPHLGSASTHTRDAMGRLVVDNLVAWFDTGKAVTPVG from the coding sequence ATGACGAATCCCGCGATCCTGATGCCCGCCCCGATGCTGCCCAGCGTGATCGACGCGCTGGACCGCCGCTTCACCCTCCACCGTCTATGGGAGCAGTCTGACCCAGACGCCTTCCTGCAGGCGCATGGCCCCGCCATCCGCGGGATGGCGGCCAGCACGCTGGCGGGGCCGATCGGGGCGGAGCTGTTCGACCGGCTGCCCGCGCTGGAGGTGGTCGCCAATTTCGGCGTCGGCTACGACAATATCGATGTCGCTGCGGCAAAGGCGCGGGGGATCACGGTGACCAACACGCCGGGCGTGCTGGTGGAGGAGGTCGCCGACCTGACGCTGGGCCTGCTGCTGGCGACGATCCGCCGGCTGCCGCAGGGCGACCGCTTCGTGCGGGAGGGGCGCTGGCCCGAGGGGCCGTTCCCGCTGTCCCCGACCCTGCGCGGGCGCCGGGTCGGCATCCTGGGGTTGGGCGATATCGGCAAGGCCGTCGCGCGGCGGCTGGAAGGCTTCGGCGTGGAGATCGCCTACCATAAGCGCACCCCCCAGCCGGAGATCGCCTATGACTACTATCCCGATGCGGTGGTGCTGGCGGCGGCGTGCGACGTGCTGATCGCCATCGTGCCGGGCGGGGCGGCGACGCGGCACATGGTCAATGCGGAGGTGCTGTCTGCACTGGGGCCCGACGGCGTGCTGATCAATGTCGCGCGCGGCAGCGTGGTGGACGAGGGGGCGCTGATCGCCGCGCTGCAGGCGGGCACGATCGGCGCCGCCGGGCTGGACGTGTTCGAGCATGAGCCGGAGGTGCCGCAGGCGCTGATCGACCTCCCCAACGTGGTCCTGCTGCCGCATCTCGGCAGCGCATCCACCCACACGCGCGATGCGATGGGGCGGCTGGTGGTGGATAATCTGGTGGCGTGGTTCGATACCGGAAAGGCCGTGACGCCAGTCGGTTAG
- a CDS encoding MucR family transcriptional regulator, with the protein MNNVEHDMGETLISLTSDIVAAHVSNNNVAVEDVPLLIQNVYGALQSLGTVQPVEEKPEPAVSIRASVKPDYLVCLEDGKKMKMLKRYLMTQYGMTPDQYRARWNLPADYPMVAPDYAEKRRKLAKDIGLGRKPGQKRGRRPKAATAAQ; encoded by the coding sequence ATGAATAATGTAGAGCACGACATGGGCGAGACACTTATCTCCCTAACCTCCGACATCGTCGCTGCCCATGTCAGCAACAACAATGTCGCGGTGGAGGATGTGCCGCTGCTGATCCAGAACGTCTATGGCGCGCTGCAGAGCCTTGGCACCGTGCAACCCGTTGAAGAAAAGCCGGAACCTGCCGTGTCGATCCGCGCCTCGGTCAAGCCTGACTATCTGGTGTGCCTGGAAGACGGCAAGAAGATGAAGATGCTGAAGCGTTATTTGATGACGCAGTACGGCATGACGCCGGACCAGTATCGTGCGCGCTGGAACCTGCCCGCCGACTATCCGATGGTCGCGCCCGATTATGCGGAAAAGCGCCGCAAGCTGGCCAAGGATATCGGCCTTGGCCGCAAGCCCGGCCAGAAGCGCGGCCGGCGGCCCAAGGCGGCGACCGCCGCCCAATAA
- a CDS encoding NifU family protein — MFIETELTPNPATLKFLPGQAVYPAGTRDFASPEDAEASPLAQGLFDTGEVTGVFFGRDFVSVTAAPGVDWSLLKPQVVAILLDHFVSQAPLFTGGGADGFSVPDADDDLVGEDDPADADIVAQIKDLIETRVRPAVANDGGDIRYRGFRDGVVYLAMQGACSGCPSSTATLKQGIEGLLRHYVPEVSEVRAA; from the coding sequence ATGTTCATCGAGACCGAGCTCACCCCCAATCCCGCCACCCTGAAGTTCCTGCCGGGACAGGCGGTGTATCCCGCCGGCACGCGCGACTTCGCCAGTCCGGAGGATGCGGAGGCATCGCCGCTGGCGCAGGGGCTGTTCGACACGGGCGAGGTGACGGGCGTGTTCTTCGGCCGCGACTTCGTGTCCGTGACCGCGGCTCCAGGCGTGGACTGGAGCCTGCTGAAGCCGCAGGTCGTCGCCATCCTGCTCGACCATTTCGTCAGCCAGGCGCCGCTGTTCACCGGCGGCGGGGCGGACGGCTTCAGCGTGCCCGATGCTGACGACGATCTGGTGGGCGAGGATGATCCGGCGGATGCGGACATCGTCGCCCAGATCAAGGACCTGATCGAGACGCGCGTGCGCCCGGCCGTCGCCAATGATGGCGGCGACATCCGCTATCGCGGCTTCCGCGACGGGGTTGTCTACCTCGCCATGCAGGGCGCGTGTTCCGGCTGCCCCAGCTCCACCGCGACGCTGAAGCAGGGCATCGAAGGCCTGCTGCGCCATTACGTGCCGGAAGTCAGCGAGGTTCGCGCGGCCTGA
- a CDS encoding insulinase family protein, with product MRSILCRSVAVVALLALAPSLSQAQTVQPPAAAPAAGEVLAPQYARPTDPWIYRGTDIPVDPQWLMGELPNGVRYAVRENGVPPGQISIRVAVDTGSIYEKEEERGFAHLIEHLVFRQSRDFGNGEAIPYFQRLGAALGADTNATTSPTQTAYQLDLPNATRQTLEDSIRRFSGMIREPLLSSDNIRTELPIVLAERRERLGPDQRIANATRELFFAGQPLAERNPIGTVEALQGATQDSVRAFHKRWYRPERTVVSVVGDADPQLLAALVEKYFTDWQATGRATSEPDFGEPEAPAGADPENPVGETRVVVEPGQQRGLTFAWLRPFVQVTDNQEYNRGLLTDQVALAIINRRLEARARGGGSFLFAGVDRDKPSRSADGTFVTLAPLTEDWQAALADVRGVIADAVAAPPTQAEIDREVAEFDIAFANAVEQSAIQAGSELATELVNAVDIRESIASPETLLELFRGMGDRFNPDTIHKHTQALFTGEVIRAMLLTPDSTDGDADDLRAAMLAPVTSEGSARSGAEAASFAELPAIGVEASPVTRAPLGVFDIEKLTFANGVTALLWPTTNEPGRATVRVRFGKGVQSVSSDDATYVELGKQALVGMGFGEVDQNGLDDLATGRKFGWEFQAEDGSFVFEGQTRREDVADQLYLFAAKLADPRWDAQPFERARAAQRLAYESFGGNANGVLNRDLPWVLHDRDPRYRKPDPQALAATDADGFQRVWSRLLADGPVEVDVFGDFDKEAVVAALGRTFGAIPAREAVPAERLDPATDFPAANAEPVVLRHTGDTDQAAAVIAWPTGGGSAGLPESRRLEVLAQVFSNRLMDGLRERLGASYAPYVGSDWPLDVNGGGHLMALAQLPPSAVPAFFAEAQEIATDLAANGPQADELARVVEPIRQLLDRAQTGHTFWLNQLSGAALDPARVENLRSLWTDYTQTPPAEYGALAARYLGEHGGFKLVVLPPEGAATGQGAAAAAAQTGAPTAALPVGR from the coding sequence ATGCGATCCATCCTCTGCCGGTCCGTTGCCGTCGTCGCCCTTCTGGCGCTGGCCCCCTCCCTGTCACAGGCCCAGACGGTGCAACCGCCTGCCGCCGCGCCCGCGGCTGGGGAGGTGCTGGCACCGCAATATGCCCGGCCGACCGACCCGTGGATCTATCGCGGCACGGATATCCCGGTCGATCCGCAATGGCTGATGGGCGAACTGCCCAATGGTGTACGGTATGCCGTGCGCGAGAATGGCGTGCCGCCGGGGCAGATCTCCATCCGCGTGGCGGTGGACACCGGCTCCATCTACGAGAAGGAGGAGGAGCGCGGCTTTGCTCACCTGATCGAACATCTGGTGTTCCGCCAGTCGCGCGACTTCGGCAATGGGGAGGCGATCCCGTACTTCCAGCGGCTGGGCGCGGCGCTGGGCGCGGATACCAATGCGACCACCAGCCCGACGCAGACCGCCTACCAGCTCGACCTGCCGAACGCGACGCGGCAGACGCTGGAGGACAGCATCCGGCGCTTTTCCGGCATGATCCGCGAGCCGCTGCTCAGCAGCGACAATATCCGTACCGAGCTGCCCATCGTGCTGGCGGAACGGCGCGAACGGCTGGGGCCGGACCAGCGGATCGCCAACGCCACGCGCGAGCTGTTCTTCGCCGGGCAGCCGCTGGCCGAACGCAACCCGATCGGCACGGTGGAGGCGCTGCAGGGCGCGACACAGGACAGCGTGCGCGCCTTCCACAAAAGGTGGTACCGGCCGGAACGCACGGTCGTGTCGGTCGTCGGCGATGCCGACCCGCAACTGCTCGCCGCACTGGTGGAGAAGTACTTCACGGACTGGCAGGCGACGGGCCGCGCCACGTCGGAGCCTGACTTCGGGGAGCCCGAGGCGCCCGCCGGCGCCGATCCGGAGAACCCGGTGGGCGAGACGCGGGTGGTGGTCGAACCCGGCCAGCAGCGCGGCCTGACCTTCGCCTGGCTGCGCCCGTTCGTGCAGGTGACGGACAACCAGGAATACAATCGCGGGCTGCTGACCGATCAGGTCGCGCTGGCGATCATCAACCGCCGGCTGGAAGCGCGGGCGCGGGGCGGCGGCAGCTTCCTGTTCGCGGGCGTCGACCGGGACAAGCCCAGCCGGTCCGCCGACGGCACCTTCGTGACGCTGGCCCCCCTGACGGAGGACTGGCAGGCCGCGCTCGCCGATGTGCGCGGGGTGATCGCCGATGCCGTCGCTGCCCCGCCGACACAGGCGGAGATCGACCGGGAGGTCGCGGAGTTCGACATCGCCTTCGCCAATGCGGTGGAACAGAGCGCGATCCAGGCCGGGTCCGAATTGGCGACCGAACTGGTCAACGCGGTCGACATCCGCGAATCCATCGCCAGCCCGGAAACGCTGCTGGAACTGTTCCGCGGCATGGGCGACCGCTTCAACCCGGATACCATCCACAAGCATACGCAGGCGCTGTTCACCGGGGAGGTGATCCGCGCCATGCTGCTGACGCCCGATTCGACCGATGGCGATGCGGACGACCTGCGCGCCGCGATGCTCGCCCCCGTTACCAGCGAAGGCAGCGCGCGCAGCGGGGCGGAGGCGGCGAGCTTCGCCGAGCTGCCGGCCATCGGCGTGGAGGCGTCGCCCGTCACCCGCGCGCCGCTGGGCGTGTTCGACATCGAGAAGCTGACCTTCGCCAACGGCGTCACCGCGCTGCTGTGGCCGACCACCAACGAACCCGGCCGCGCCACCGTGCGTGTCCGCTTCGGCAAGGGGGTGCAGAGCGTGTCGAGCGACGATGCCACCTATGTGGAGCTGGGCAAGCAGGCGCTGGTCGGCATGGGTTTTGGCGAGGTGGACCAGAACGGGCTGGATGATCTTGCCACCGGCCGCAAGTTCGGCTGGGAGTTCCAGGCGGAAGACGGCAGCTTCGTGTTCGAGGGGCAGACGCGGCGCGAAGACGTCGCCGACCAGCTCTATCTGTTCGCGGCCAAGCTGGCCGACCCCCGGTGGGACGCGCAGCCGTTCGAGCGCGCGCGCGCGGCGCAAAGGCTCGCCTACGAATCCTTCGGTGGCAACGCCAACGGCGTGCTGAACCGCGACCTGCCCTGGGTGCTGCACGATCGCGATCCGCGTTACCGCAAGCCCGATCCGCAGGCGCTGGCGGCGACAGATGCCGATGGCTTCCAGCGCGTCTGGTCGCGGCTGCTGGCGGACGGGCCGGTGGAGGTCGACGTGTTCGGCGACTTCGACAAGGAGGCAGTCGTGGCCGCGCTTGGCCGCACCTTCGGCGCAATCCCGGCGCGCGAGGCTGTTCCGGCGGAGCGGCTGGATCCCGCGACCGACTTCCCCGCCGCGAATGCCGAGCCCGTCGTGCTGCGCCACACCGGCGATACCGACCAGGCCGCGGCGGTGATCGCCTGGCCGACCGGCGGCGGCAGCGCCGGACTGCCCGAATCGCGCCGGCTGGAAGTGCTGGCACAGGTCTTCTCCAACCGGTTAATGGACGGCCTGCGCGAACGGCTGGGCGCCAGCTATGCCCCCTATGTGGGCAGCGACTGGCCATTGGACGTCAATGGCGGCGGGCACCTGATGGCGCTGGCGCAGTTGCCGCCATCGGCGGTGCCGGCCTTCTTCGCGGAGGCGCAGGAGATTGCCACCGATCTCGCCGCCAACGGCCCGCAGGCGGACGAGCTGGCGCGGGTGGTGGAACCGATCCGGCAATTGCTGGACCGGGCGCAGACGGGCCACACCTTCTGGCTGAACCAGTTGAGCGGCGCGGCGCTGGACCCCGCGCGGGTGGAGAACCTGCGCAGCCTGTGGACCGACTACACCCAGACCCCGCCGGCCGAGTACGGCGCGCTGGCGGCCCGGTACCTGGGCGAGCATGGCGGGTTCAAGCTGGTGGTCCTGCCGCCAGAAGGCGCGGCGACTGGGCAGGGCGCTGCCGCGGCGGCGGCGCAGACGGGTGCGCCGACGGCGGCCCTGCCGGTCGGCCGCTGA
- a CDS encoding lysophospholipid acyltransferase family protein, with product MPSLVAGLRIAAILLLFALIALPHLLLTVIGLRHWIPPHFLGGVGRLAGLRVHVEGRPVRGTTLLVANHVSWLDILALGGAARAAFVAKGNLQANALLGWLCRQNDTLFVDRERRGAVGQQVGQLGRLLAKRRMCIFPEGTTGPGTALLPFKSALLSAVEGAGEVTVQPVALAYADAPAIAWTDAEDGAANVRRVLGRIAPIHLTIRFLPPLSGAEMAGRKAMAAAAQARIAGALALPIRAANA from the coding sequence ATGCCCTCGCTGGTGGCGGGCCTCCGCATCGCCGCCATCCTGCTGCTGTTCGCACTGATCGCGCTGCCGCATCTGCTGCTGACCGTCATCGGCCTGCGCCACTGGATTCCGCCGCATTTCCTGGGTGGTGTCGGCCGGCTGGCGGGCCTGCGCGTCCATGTGGAGGGGCGCCCGGTGCGCGGCACCACCCTGCTGGTGGCCAATCACGTCAGCTGGCTGGACATCCTGGCGCTCGGCGGCGCGGCGCGCGCGGCCTTTGTTGCCAAGGGGAACCTGCAGGCCAATGCGCTGCTCGGCTGGCTCTGCCGGCAGAACGACACCCTGTTCGTCGATCGTGAACGGCGCGGCGCTGTGGGTCAGCAGGTGGGGCAATTGGGCAGGCTGCTGGCCAAACGGCGTATGTGCATCTTTCCCGAAGGGACCACCGGCCCCGGCACCGCGCTGCTACCGTTCAAGAGTGCGCTGCTCTCCGCCGTGGAAGGCGCCGGGGAGGTAACGGTACAGCCCGTCGCTCTCGCCTATGCCGATGCGCCGGCCATCGCATGGACTGATGCCGAGGACGGCGCGGCCAATGTCCGGCGCGTTCTTGGCCGCATCGCTCCGATCCACCTCACCATCCGTTTCCTGCCACCACTGTCGGGGGCGGAGATGGCGGGGCGCAAGGCGATGGCCGCGGCCGCGCAGGCCCGGATCGCCGGGGCGCTGGCGCTTCCAATAAGGGCCGCAAACGCGTAA
- a CDS encoding PhoH family protein produces MARKAHRTGGYPGADPLGFHPEDRRDAARRSRIEVLFDEQIMLGSLFGEFDANLVQIENRLGVFIAARGNRVVIEGTQDDVARARQVLTAMHERMLSGQVMDAGVIESLIGMSNEPVLEGIITGDAKGPPVAIRTRRKTIVPRTAMQADYMRALASRDIIFALGPAGTGKTYVAVAQAVSQLITGSVQRLILSRPAVEAGERLGFLPGDMKEKVDPYLRPLYDALYDCLPAEQVERRIASGEIEIAPIAFMRGRTLADAFIILDEAQNTTREQMKMFLTRFGQNSRMVVCGDPRQVDIPGGVNASGLADAVTRLEGVEGINVTRFAASDVVRHPIVGRIVEAYEGEGAA; encoded by the coding sequence ATGGCACGCAAGGCACACCGCACCGGGGGCTATCCCGGTGCAGATCCGCTGGGGTTCCACCCGGAAGACCGCCGCGACGCCGCCCGGCGATCCCGGATCGAGGTGCTGTTCGACGAACAGATCATGCTGGGCAGCCTGTTTGGCGAGTTCGACGCCAATCTGGTGCAGATCGAGAACCGGCTGGGCGTGTTCATCGCGGCGCGCGGTAACCGGGTCGTGATCGAAGGCACGCAGGACGATGTCGCCCGCGCCCGGCAGGTACTGACCGCCATGCACGAACGCATGCTGAGCGGCCAGGTCATGGATGCAGGCGTGATCGAATCACTTATCGGAATGAGTAACGAACCCGTGCTGGAAGGCATCATCACCGGCGACGCCAAGGGTCCGCCCGTCGCCATCCGCACCCGGCGCAAGACCATCGTGCCGCGCACCGCCATGCAGGCGGACTACATGCGCGCGCTCGCCAGCCGGGACATCATCTTCGCGCTGGGCCCGGCGGGCACCGGCAAGACTTATGTCGCCGTGGCGCAGGCGGTCAGCCAGCTGATCACCGGCAGCGTCCAGCGCCTGATCCTGTCCCGTCCCGCTGTGGAGGCGGGCGAGCGGCTGGGCTTCCTGCCCGGCGACATGAAGGAGAAGGTCGATCCGTATCTGCGCCCCCTGTACGATGCGCTGTACGATTGCCTTCCGGCAGAGCAGGTCGAGCGCCGGATCGCATCGGGCGAGATCGAGATCGCGCCCATCGCCTTCATGCGCGGACGCACGCTGGCCGACGCCTTCATCATCCTGGACGAGGCGCAGAACACCACGCGCGAACAGATGAAGATGTTCCTCACCCGCTTCGGCCAGAACAGCCGCATGGTCGTATGCGGCGATCCACGGCAGGTCGACATTCCCGGCGGGGTCAATGCCAGTGGTCTCGCCGACGCGGTGACGCGGCTGGAGGGGGTGGAAGGCATCAACGTCACCCGCTTCGCGGCGAGCGACGTGGTCCGCCATCCCATCGTTGGTCGCATCGTCGAGGCTTACGAGGGCGAAGGCGCAGCCTGA
- the tsaB gene encoding tRNA (adenosine(37)-N6)-threonylcarbamoyltransferase complex dimerization subunit type 1 TsaB, protein MRLLAIDTATPACSVALFDDDTAVAADHQVIGRGHAERLVPMIAALPGRGRADRICVSLGPGSFTGTRIGLATARALGLAWGAEVLGYPTLALLAAGARAGAQQAVAVATTGGHGEWFVAQYDAAGLPTGETVALPPQGAARFATAPLVTGDRAAELVALRGHGEGRDALPDARHFPWLPPELLTPSLAPLYGRAPDARPAA, encoded by the coding sequence ATGCGCCTGCTGGCGATCGACACCGCGACGCCGGCCTGTTCCGTCGCCCTGTTCGACGATGATACCGCTGTCGCGGCCGATCACCAGGTGATCGGCCGTGGTCATGCCGAACGGCTGGTGCCGATGATCGCCGCCCTGCCCGGTCGCGGCCGGGCAGACCGCATCTGCGTGTCACTCGGCCCCGGCAGCTTCACCGGCACGCGCATCGGCCTTGCCACCGCCCGTGCGCTCGGCCTCGCCTGGGGGGCCGAGGTGTTGGGCTATCCCACGCTGGCGCTGCTGGCGGCGGGCGCGCGCGCCGGGGCACAGCAGGCGGTGGCGGTCGCGACCACCGGGGGCCATGGCGAATGGTTCGTGGCGCAGTACGACGCGGCGGGCCTGCCCACCGGCGAGACGGTCGCCCTGCCCCCGCAGGGAGCGGCCCGCTTCGCCACCGCCCCGCTGGTCACCGGCGACCGGGCGGCTGAACTGGTGGCGCTGCGCGGACATGGCGAGGGGCGCGATGCCCTGCCCGATGCGCGCCATTTCCCCTGGCTGCCCCCAGAACTGCTGACCCCCTCCCTTGCCCCGCTCTACGGCCGTGCGCCGGATGCCCGGCCTGCCGCATGA